Genomic window (Streptomyces liliiviolaceus):
GCGACATGCCGGGATCTCCCCGCGTGCGCGGCGCGTACGTACGGCTCGGCCTCCTCCCGCTTCCGGTCGGCTGACGCTTCCGGCGCCGGCAGGCCTTCCCCTCGGCAAGCCGGGGGGCGTCACCCGTGACGGTCGCGGGCGGGCGGGGACCCGGCGGTGCGTACCGGCCGCGCGGACCTGAGAGGGCCCCTTGAGCCAGAGTCGACATGTCCCGGTGATGCTCCAGCGGTGCCTGGACATGCTGGCCCCCGCACTGGAGGCACCGGGAGCCGTGGTCGTCGACTGCACCCTCGGCCTCGGCGGCCACAGCGAGGCCCTGCTCGCCCGCTTCCCCGAGGCCCGTCTGATCGCCCTCGACCGCGACAAGGAGGCACTGCGCCTCTCCGGAGAACGGCTCGCGCCCTTCGGCGACCGGGCCGAGCTGGTGCACGCGGTCTACGACGAACTCCCCGACGTGCTCGACCGCCTGGGCCTCGCGAGCGTCCAGGGCGTCCTGTTCGACCTGGGCGTCTCCTCCATGCAGCTCGACGAGGCGGACCGCGGCTTCGCCTACGCCCAGGACGCGCCGCTCGACATGCGCATGGACCAGACGACCGGGATCAGCGCGGCCGAGGTGCTCAACACGTACGCGCCCGGCGAACTCGTACGGATCCTGCGGGCGTACGGCGAGGAGAAGCAGGCCAAGCGGATCGTGTCCGCGGTCGTCCGCGAGCGCGACAAGGAGCCGTTCACCAACAGCGCGCGGCTCGTCGAGCTGATCCGCGACTCCCTGCCGCAGGCGGCCAAGCGCACCGGCGGCAACCCCGCCAAGCGCACGTTCCAGGCGCTGCGCATCGAGGTCAACGGCGAACTCACCGTCCTGGAGAGGGCGATCCCTGCCGCCGTGAAGGCGCTCGCCGTCGGCGGCCGGATCGCCGTGCTGTCGTACCACTCCCTGGAGGACCGGCTGGTCAAGCAGGTGTTCGCGGCGGGCGCCGCCACCACCGCGCCGCCCGGACTGCCGGTCGTCCCCGAGCGCTACCAGCCCCGGCTCAAGCTCCTCACGCGCGGTGCCGAACTCCCCACCGAGGAAGAGGTCGCGGAGAACCGGCGGGCCGCTCCCGCGCGGCTGCGCGGGGCGCAGCGCATCAGGGAGGACGCCGAGTGACGGAACGGCGCGTGAGGTGGACGACCGAACTCACCGGGCACAGGGGCCGGAAACCCGGACCCACCGGCCAGGAACCCGAACTCACCTGGAGGGTGAGTGAATAGGAAACCCGAACTGAGGGGGAGAGCGGCCCGGCTCGCGCGGCTCTTCCCGACCGGCTCCGGACAGGCCGCCCGTACCCCCTTCGTCCTCCTGGTCGTGCTGCTGCTCGGCGGCGGCCTCATCGGGCTCCTGGTGCTGAACTCCGCCCTCAGCGAGGGATCGTTCCAGCTCGACGACCTCCAGAAGGACACCAAGAGCCTCACCGACGAGGAACAGGCGCTCCAGCGTGACGTGGACGCCTACTCCGCCCCCGACGCCCTCCAGCGCCGCGCCCGCGAACTCGGCATGGTGCCCGGCGGCGACCCGGCCTTCCTGAATCCCGACGGCA
Coding sequences:
- the rsmH gene encoding 16S rRNA (cytosine(1402)-N(4))-methyltransferase RsmH produces the protein MSQSRHVPVMLQRCLDMLAPALEAPGAVVVDCTLGLGGHSEALLARFPEARLIALDRDKEALRLSGERLAPFGDRAELVHAVYDELPDVLDRLGLASVQGVLFDLGVSSMQLDEADRGFAYAQDAPLDMRMDQTTGISAAEVLNTYAPGELVRILRAYGEEKQAKRIVSAVVRERDKEPFTNSARLVELIRDSLPQAAKRTGGNPAKRTFQALRIEVNGELTVLERAIPAAVKALAVGGRIAVLSYHSLEDRLVKQVFAAGAATTAPPGLPVVPERYQPRLKLLTRGAELPTEEEVAENRRAAPARLRGAQRIREDAE
- a CDS encoding FtsB family cell division protein, which encodes MNRKPELRGRAARLARLFPTGSGQAARTPFVLLVVLLLGGGLIGLLVLNSALSEGSFQLDDLQKDTKSLTDEEQALQRDVDAYSAPDALQRRARELGMVPGGDPAFLNPDGTVRGVPSAAAEQSSVRVPVIRPPEALTPEPAATSPEPASTATEPDSTATEPPAGTGEPEPATETAAQPTPTSTTPGR